Proteins encoded together in one Impatiens glandulifera chromosome 1, dImpGla2.1, whole genome shotgun sequence window:
- the LOC124919437 gene encoding glucosidase 2 subunit beta-like isoform X2 → MTTIMEQGFCSCCVYLVFFAFFFIHLTVSLLPIGIHPLDDKYYQSEVIKCKDGSKNFTKDRINDDFCDCLDGTDEPGTSACPRGKFYCGNVGSTPHFLFSSRVNDRICDCCDGSDEYDGSIICPNTCVMGGNIAYVATKYAKEAEEQASLEDSSWKIKGLKVVIIVQAVIVIFVIFFRVLRCRIKSRRRHLHRISLP, encoded by the exons ATGACCACAATAATGGAGCAGGGTTTCTGCAGCTGCTGCGTCTATCTCGTCTTCTTCgccttcttcttcattcatttGACCGTTTCTCTTCTTCCGATCGGAATCCATCCCTTAG ATGATAAGTACTATCAATCGGAAGTGATTAAGTGTAAAGACGGATCAAAGAACTTCACTAAAGATCGCATCAATGACGATTTCTGCGATTGTCTCGATGGAACTGATGAGCCAG GAACTTCGGCATGCCCTAGGGGAAAATTCTATTGCGGAAATGTAGGAAGCACACCTCACTTTTTATTCTCTTCTCGTGTGAATGATCGAATTTGTG ATTGCTGTGACGGTAGCGATGAATACGATGGTAGCATCATTTGTCCCAACACTTGTGTTATGGGTGGGAATATTGCATATGTAGCTACAAAATACGCAAAAGAAGCTGAAGAACAGGCCAGTTTGGAGGACTCGAGCTGGAAAATTAAAG GTCTGAAGGTAGTGATTATAGTACAAGCTGTAATTGTCATCTTTGTGATTTTCTTTCGTGTGCTCCGCTGTAGAATCAAATCCAGACGCAGACATTTACATCGCATAAGCTTACCTTGA
- the LOC124919437 gene encoding pentatricopeptide repeat-containing protein At1g06270-like isoform X1, with translation MAFPKIATSIGCSKRLFSPFYFIRSVSSLPTLQESIKTAVESKSYQQIPDLLIESGEFCNKENPFSFLSTFPEKNRIQAIDELLQSFVPIRPRSSLRVAYSYLLSYSLQTPNPLPLALAIIQRTSRSGCIPNPQINLLLSTAWIDRRAKSQSVTNLLNEMRSIGYYPDCGTCNYLISSLCSIDQLEEAVKVLNGMSKARCTPDLDSYGSIISKMCALRKSREAFRMMKEMVEKFGLNPRQETVLKVVASMRINNEMWGAVEMIKLLENAGCLLGFEIHDLAVKGCLERRQYVLAGKSALRMSRRGFIPYITTRQKVVERLASIGEVELASAVRQSFVVLKS, from the coding sequence ATGGCGTTTCCAAAGATCGCCACATCTATTGGTTGTTCCAAACGCCTTTTCTCTCCATTTTACTTCATTCGATCAGTCTCTTCATTGCCAACTCTCCAAGAATCTATCAAGACCGCTGTCGAATCCAAATCATACCAACAAATCCCTGATCTCCTCATTGAATCTGGAGAATTTTGCAATAAGGAGAACCCATTCTCCTTCCTTTCTACATTCCCAGAGAAAAACCGAATTCAAGCCATTGATGAACTTCTACAATCATTTGTACCCATTAGACCACGGTCTAGCCTAAGAGTTGCTTATTCCTATCTATTGTCTTATTCCCTCCAAACCCCCAATCCACTCCCTCTTGCTCTCGCCATTATCCAACGCACTTCTCGCTCCGGCTGCATCCCTAATCCACAAATCAACCTCCTACTTTCAACTGCCTGGATTGATCGACGTGCCAAATCCCAATCAGTCACGAACCTACTAAATGAGATGCGATCAATCGGTTACTACCCTGATTGTGGAACTTGTAACTATCTCATTTCCTCGCTCTGTTCCATTGATCAGCTAGAGGAGGCTGTAAAAGTACTGAATGGAATGAGTAAGGCAAGGTGTACACCTGATTTGGACAGTTACGGTTCTATAATAAGCAAAATGTGTGCACTAAGGAAGAGTAGGGAAGCTTTCAGAATGATGAAGGAAATGGTTGAAAAGTTCGGTTTGAACCCTCGACAAGAGACGGTGTTAAAAGTGGTTGCATCAATGCGTATAAACAATGAAATGTGGGGAGCGGTTGAGATGATTAAACTTTTGGAAAATGCGGGGTGTCTTTTAGGGTTTGAGATTCATGATTTAGCGGTTAAAGGTTGTTTAGAGCGGCGTCAATATGTTTTGGCAGGGAAGTCTGCTTTGAGAATGTCGAGAAGGGGGTTTATACCGTATATAACAACTAGACAAAAGGTGGTCGAGAGACTGGCTAGTATAGGAGAGGTCGAACTTGCTTCTGCGGTTCGTCAAAGTTTTGTGGTGCTTAAGTCCTAG
- the LOC124921458 gene encoding PLASMODESMATA CALLOSE-BINDING PROTEIN 5-like: MAANSFFFLIIVFFVTIHFPSLSHASNHRQSTVELWCVAKNNADTNALQFALDWACGQGGANCRPIQPGGSCYDSADITRTASYAFNDYYLKHGLTDDTCNFDNTAALTSLNPSHGSCKFQSSSSVRNNGSSPGLNPASGDLNGGGGGDLVAVRVNLVAFFAVSFFFLLY, from the exons ATGGCTGCCAAcagttttttctttctaatcATCGTCTTCTTCGTTACAATCCACTTTCCCTCCCTCTCACACGCCTCCAATCACCGCCAATCGACAGTAGAGCTTTGGTGCGTAGCGAAGAACAACGCCGATACCAATGCTCTCCAATTTGCCCTGGATTGGGCCTGCGGTCAAGGCGGAGCAAATTGCAGACCGATTCAACCAGGTGGATCTTGCTACGATTCCGCCGATATAACACGGACGGCTTCGTATGCTTTCAACGATTATTACCTGAAACACGGACTTACAGATGATACTTGCAATTTTGATAATACTGCAGCTCTCACATCTCTTAACCCTA GTCATGGAAGTTGCAAATTTCAATCGAG CTCTAGTGTGAGGAATAATGGAAGCTCGCCGGGACTGAATCCGGCAAGCGGAGATCTGAACGGCGGCGGTGGCGGTGATCTTGTTGCGGTTAGAGTAAATCTGGTAGCGTTTTTCGCcgtttccttcttcttccttttgTATTAG